The nucleotide sequence actccagggaggaagactcagaaccaatgttagcaaatatttcttcatggaaagggtgatggatgcctggaatgcccttctggaggaagtggtgaagaccaaaactgtgaaggatttcaaaggagcgtgggataaacactgtggattcctaaagcctggaggatgggaatgaagagaagaggtattggggtggcttgcgggaatgacggctactacctggtgattaatacccttattcaataaacgttcacatggttaatgagactccaacattgctctatgcttcaacggcaagagcaaatgtggaaaagagtatttgcattcaggcaacaaccaacattgctctatgcttcaacaaccaacattgctctatgcttcaatgacaagaggaaatgtggaaaagaggatttgcattcagacagcaaccaacaaggtagcacagcctgggtaaacaaataagcatgggagtagcttgcgtattgcggcggttactaccacaaaccaattaagcctgatacttcactttcaatgcatatccagcgcagctcactgcttcaacggcaggggggaaatgaagaaaaaggatttacatacaaccaacatctaacaaggcattgatctgagcagtatcagtatacaaacatcggggtaacttgctcaatacaacggttactaccctcaaactttaagtcttatacttcacttttgatgcagctccaacactgctctctgcatcaatggcgggggtggaaggaaattacaataaaaaagcTACGATTAAGGGCCCTGAAcccagcggtcggagtaacagataagtatgagaaaataagtgtgaaagcttgctgggcagactggatgggcctattggtcttcttctgccgtcatttctgtgtttctattatATTTGATGCATCCATAGTCGTAGACTCAGAGCTCAAAATCTGGGCACAAATACTGGCTACCATGTGCTTGCCGTCGATGAACTCAGGGGATGCTGGTAGCCCCCGTAACCTCAGATTAGCTCTcctggacctgttttccaggtcttcgATTCTGTTTAGGAGATCTGCAATGGATTGCACTAGCTTGTTCTGGGCAGCTTGAAACTTATCAGCTCTAAGGCCTGGTCCTCCAGGCGATTTTCTGTGACCTCTACCCTGCTTCCCAGTGCTGCCACCTCTCCCTTTATGCCAGCCAGGACCCCctgcagttcatttttttttatcttttccatGTCCCCACTTAGCTCCCTGAACCAGCTGACAAAGTCAGCGCAGCTCGGAGAAGCATCCCCTGTCCcggtgttgctgctgctgccgctcacCTCTGCAGCCGCTTGTGCGACCTGCGTCTCGCTGTACAGGCACGCCTCCAACTGTGCCGCGGTGGCGGTGAAGGAGAATTTTTGTAGATCGGGTTTTTTTCGTTGGGCTGTCATGCCGTGGTTATAGGCAGCCTGTTGCAGCATTTTGGAGCGAGATTCTGCGCTGGGGTGAGCCGATGGGGAAGGATTATTGGTGATCGGGTCAGGAGCTCCCAGCATAGGCAGCCATCGCGgaaggtgatgtcacttcctccagaaggctCCATTTTTTAATAAAGCTTTTCCAACACTGAGTGCAAGGAAATGGTCTTTCCCTTGTATGAGTTCTCTGATGAATTATTACGTTTTTCTTCTGAAAGAAGTTCTTCTCACATCAAGTATATCCAAAGGGTCTCTCACTTTGATGGATGTTCTGATGTTTTAGGAGAGTCCCCTTCAAGGTAAAGCTTTTCCTACATTCATTACAGGaaaaaggtctctctcctgagTGCATTCTCAGTTGCTCTACaagattcttttttttcctgaaatgttTCCCACATTCACTGCACAGAAAGAACTTTTCTCGTATATCAGAAGATTTCTCCTCCTGATAAAGCTTTTCTCACGGTCTGTGCATGGAAATGGCCTCTCTCCTGTATGGGTGCTCTGATGCTTTAGAAGACTTTCCTTCTGCATAAAGCACATTAATAAGGTCTCTCTCTAGTGTGAATTATCAGGGATTGTCTAAGCGCTCCCTTCTCCCTAAAGCTTATCCCACATTCAGTGAAGGTAACGGGTCTCTCCCCAGTGTGAATTCTCAGGTGTTGTGTAAGCGTTCCCTTCTTCCTGAAGTTTATCCCACATTCAGGGCAGGTAAAGGGTCTCTCCCCAGTGTGAATTCTCAGGTGTTGTGTAAGCGCTCCCTTCTCCctaaagcttttcccacattcaggaCAGGTAAAAGGTCTCTCCCCAGTGTGAATTCTCAGGTGTTGTGTAAGCGTTCCCTTCTccctgaagcttttcccacattcaggaCAGGTAAAGGGTCTCTCCCCAGTGTGAATTCTCAGGTGTTGTGTAAGCGCTACCTTCTCCctaaagcttttcccacattcagtgcagGTAAAGGGTCTCTCCCCAGTGTGAATTCTCAGGTGTTGTGTAAGCACTCTCTTCTCCCTGAAGCTTATCCCACATTCAGGACAGGTAAAGGGTCTCTCCCCCGTGTGAATGCTCAGGTGTTGTGTAAGctttcccttctccctgaagcttatcccacattcagtgcatgcaAAGGGTCTTTCTCCAGTGTGAATTCTCAAGTGTTGTGTAAGTGCTCCCTTCTCCCTGAAGCTTATCCCACATTCGGTGCAGGTAAaaggtctctctccagtgtgaattctAAGGTGTCGTGTAAGCGCTCCCTTCTCCacgaagcttttcccacattcagtgcagGTAAAGGGTCTCTCCCCAGTGTGAATGCTCAGGTGTTGTGCAAGCGCTCTCTTCCtgctgaagcttttcccacattcagtgcagGTAAAGGGTCTCTCCCCAGTGTGAATGCTCAGGTGTTGTGTAAGCGCTCCCTCATCCACGAAGCTTATCCCACATTCAGTGCAGGTAAAGGGTCTCTCCCCAGTGTGAATGCTCAGGTGATGTGTAAGCGCTCCCTTATCCacgaagcttttcccacattcagtgcagGTAAAGGGTCTCTCCCCACAGTGAATGCTCAGGTGTTGTGTAAGCGCTCCCTTATCCacaaagcttttcccacattcagtgtATGGATAGGGTCTCTCCCCAGTGTGAATGCTCAGGTGTTGTGTAAGCGTTCTCTTCCtactgaagcttttcccacattcagtgcagGTAAAGGGTCTCTCCCCAGTGTGAATTCTCAGGTGTCGTGAAAGCACTCCCTTATCCACGAAGCTTATCCCACATTCAGTGCAGGTAAAGGGTCTCTCCCCAGTGTGAATTCTCAGGTGTTTTGTAAGTGCTCCTGTGCtcctgaagcttttcccacattcagtgcatggaaagggtctctctccagtgtgaattctcAGGTGTTGTGTAAGCGCTCCCTTCTccctgaagcttttcccacattcagggCAGGTAAAGGGTCTCTCCCCAGTATGAATGCTAAGGTGTTGTGTAAGTGCTCCCTTCTCCCTaaagcttttctcacattcagtGCATGGAAATGGTCTCTCCCCAGTGTGAATTCTCAGGTGTCGTGTAAGCGCTCCCTTCtccctgaagcttttaccacattcagtgcaTGCAAAGGGTCTCTGTCTATTGTGAATTCTCAGGTGCTCTGTAAGCTCTCCCTTCTccctgaagcttttcccacattcagtgcatggaaAGGGTCTCTCCCCAGTGTGAATGCTCAGGTGTTGTGTAAGTGCTTCTGTGCTCCTGAAGCTTTTTccacattcagtgcatggaaAGGGTTTCTCTCGAGTGTGAATGCTCAGGTGTTGTGTAAGCACTCTCTTCCTCCTGAAGATTATCCCACATTCAGTGCAGGTAAAGGGTCTTTCGCCAGTGCATATTCGTAGGTGCTGAATaagattgcttttttgactgaaacTTTTCCTACATTCCTTGCAAGAGAAGGGTTTTTCTCCTGTATGGATTCTCTGGTGCATTAGAAGTCTTCCCTTCTGAATAAAGCTTTTTccacattcagtgcatggaaAGGGTCTCTCCCCAGTGTGAATGCTCAGGTGTTGTGTAAGCGCTCCCTTCTCcttgaagcttttcccacactcagtACAAAGAAATGGGCTCTCTTTTGTGTGGCTTCTCTTCGACATTACCAGATATGGTTTGTGAAGGAAGCATTCCCCAGTGCCACTAAGGAGAAATGATTTATCATGGttagtgtggattctctggtgtactgAGAGAGGTTCCTTCTGACTGAAGACCTTGCCACAGTCTGTACACGTATGTGGTTTCTCTCCAATGTTAAGTCCATTTTGTGACTTTAGAGGTCCCTGATCCATGTAGCAATTTCCACATGCATTACATGCAGACTGATGTTCTAGTGTCTGATGCTCCACAGTGTGAGAGATATCACTGGCACTTAGCTCACAGAGAGTCACATTCTCAGTGGAGTCTCGTGCTGGGTTTCTCAGTCCCTCCTCTGGTTTATACTGAGTCCAGCAGTTTTTCTCCCAGTAATAACATGGGCAAGTGTCTCCGCCATCTCTCTCTGGTAGAGTTTGAGTCACTTCTAAATGTTTAGTGGGTTCCTCAGGATGTGTCGCCTCGTGTCTTGTCTTGGACTCATCGATCTCTGCATAAGATAATAAAGGGCCGACATTACTTGATGGGAGGGAGACTCACAGAGACAATGGTCAGGGTTTTCCTAGCACGGACATTTCTCAAGGGCCACAGCAGGTCTGGTGTTTGGGACCTCCccaatatatagatatatctgcATATATATGGCTTAAGAAGAAGCCTACATTTCATATTTTGCTGACAGTAAGTTTGGAGCCAGTGACATCCCCAGACTTAAAAGAACTTGGGGGTAACAGCAGTTTCATCCCCTCTTGTATGCAGCATTTTGGTAATGACTCAATTTTTAGCACAGTGTTAGAACACTTCCCCTTTTATTCAGCACTGATCCAGTGTCCCAGTACAGTATTAGGGGAGACACTGCTCTCTGAggcagtactgacccagtgtcccagcacaGTGTAAGGGGGACACACTGctctctgagccagtactgacccagtgtcccagcatagtGTTAGGGGATACACTGctctctgagccagtactgacccagtgtcccagcatagtGTTAGGGGGGACACACTGCTCTCtaagccagtactgacccagtgtcccagcacaGTGTTAGGGGGGGACACACTGctctctgagccagtactgacccagtgtcccagcatagtGTTAGGGGATACACTGctctctgagccagtactgacccagtgtcccagcatagtGTTAGGGGACACACTGCTCTCtaagccagtactgacccagtgtcccagcacagtgttaggggggggggacactgctctctgagccagtactgacccagtgtcccagcacaGTGTTAGGGGGGGACACACTGctctctgagccagtactgacccagtatCCCAGCATAGTGTTAGGGGGAACACACTGCTCTCTGAGCCAGTATTGACCCAATGTCCCAGCATAGTGTTAGGGGGAACACACTGCTCTCTAAGCCAGTACTGATCCAGTGTCCCATTGTGGATTTAAGGGCATCTTAACATAGGAAAagtggtccttacctgctaatttttgatcctgaagtaccacggatcagtccagactcctgggttttgcctcccctctagcagacggagacagagaagttttcacgGACTccatcctatacccctgaggtgccacctacagtctgtcagtattacactgtacccaagcagaaagatTAATCCATAACTTCCACATAAACAACCTCCCCCCgaagagcagagggaatgaaaaaCTTGTAACTCAATGAATGGAATCATGCCCATACTCTTACCCTGAAaagggccgccacctgaactcgtaGGGAATCAAATCCAGAATATCTGGTATGAAGCCCTGGATGGCTGCACTTCATGGTCTAGACACCAGGATTCGAATACTACCCAAACTCTACCGGACGCCATGGAGGTAGAAGATTTACGGGAATGCAAGAGCGTGGCAAAAACCGCTTCCGAATAACCCTTACTCTTTAATctttgcctttcaaaagccatgccgctagactaAAGTGATCTACCTCTCTGAAACAAAAAGGGCCCTGTTGCAGGAGATTCGGAGATGACCGAAATCTCAGTGGACTGTCCACTGCTAGATTCAGAACGTCCGCAAAACATGGATGCCTCGGCAAAACTCCGGAGCCACGAGTATCACTGCGCCCTATGCATTTCTATGTGGCGCAGAACTTTTCCGACCAACGGCCATGGCAGAAAGATGTACAACAAAACGTCCTTTGATcagggaaggaccagagcatctaccccttctgcgcCTGGCTCCCTTCGCGACTGAAGAAacaaggagccttggcattgtggCACATCACCATGAGATCCATGGAAGGCCTGGTCCAGCGTTCACACAGAAGACAAAAGGCCTCtttggagagttcccactccacGGGTCCAACTGGTGGCTGCTGAGAAAACCGGCTTACACATTGTCTacccctgcaatgtgagaggccgcaatcTTGTagagatgttgctctgcccagttGATTAAAAGCTGAGCTTCCGTCGCTACCGGatgactcctggttcccccctgacgattgatgtaagccactgtcatcgcattgtcgGAGATTATCCTCAATGATCGCCCGTCCACTAAAGGCAGGAGGGCCTGTAGCGCCAACCGAAGCGCTCTGGTTTCCAATCGATTGATAGATATCTTCAAACTGCTGATCTCCCACATCTTTCCGGAGACATGCGTGATTTGCTAAATGCAGAAATCACAACTACAGAGATCCTCTCGGTCATTAAAACTCTAAAAGTGGGCAAGGCTCCTGATCCCGATGGTCTCACGGCAAAATTTTATAAAGTCTTTGGACCATTTATGGTATCTCATATTCAAAAACACTTTAATTATCTGCACAATGGGGGTTCTCTATTACCAGACTCGAATAAAGCAGGCATCACTATCATTGCTAAACCAGGTAGAGATCCTGCTCTATGCGCATCTTATAGACCCATATCCTTGATTAATTTAGATCTTAAGCTACTTGCTAAAATTTTGACAGCAGACAGGTTAAACTGCTTCATTGCCCAAATAATACACCCTGACCAAGCAGGCTTTATCCCGGGTCGCATTGCTAGTGACAACGTAAGGAAGATCATAAATATTCTCTAGGGCATCACCCAGCAACCATCAGATCACCTCCTCCTGGctattgatgctgaaaaggcctttgacatggtgcaTTGGCCTTTTCTCTTTTGTATCCTTACCATTATGGACTTTGGGATCCCATTTCAAAATTGGTTACAAGCGTTATACAGCCTGCCTAAAATCAATGGTCAATACTCACCCCCCACTTCAGATTCAAAGGGGAACCAGACAGGGGTGTCCGCACTCCCCCATTCTTTTCGCTATCTTCCTCGAACCACTAGCAAACCATATCCACAATAATCTCAAAATAACAACAGGTTATTCACTTCGTTCCCAGCATTATAAATTATTgctgtttgcggatgatattttgTTTACAGTTAGCCATCCCACTATCTCTTTACAAGAGATTGAAACAGAGCTCGCCCACTATAGTACTGTCTCTGGCTTTAAAATCAATTGGGGCAAGTCAGAGATTTTAAATGTTT is from Rhinatrema bivittatum chromosome 2, aRhiBiv1.1, whole genome shotgun sequence and encodes:
- the LOC115083512 gene encoding zinc finger protein 850-like isoform X1, producing MQAGASAQEKSEDLKEWEKELYKDVMKENYQMLSSQEIDESKTRHEATHPEEPTKHLEVTQTLPERDGGDTCPCYYWEKNCWTQYKPEEGLRNPARDSTENVTLCELSASDISHTVEHQTLEHQSACNACGNCYMDQGPLKSQNGLNIGEKPHTCTDCGKVFSQKEPLSVHQRIHTNHDKSFLLSGTGECFLHKPYLVMSKRSHTKESPFLCTECGKSFKEKGALTQHLSIHTGERPFPCTECGKSFIQKGRLLMHQRIHTGEKPFSCKECRKSFSQKSNLIQHLRICTGERPFTCTECGIIFRRKRVLTQHLSIHTREKPFPCTECGKSFRSTEALTQHLSIHTGERPFPCTECGKSFREKGELTEHLRIHNRQRPFACTECGKSFREKGALTRHLRIHTGERPFPCTECEKSFREKGALTQHLSIHTGERPFTCPECGKSFREKGALTQHLRIHTGERPFPCTECGKSFRSTGALTKHLRIHTGERPFTCTECGISFVDKGVLSRHLRIHTGERPFTCTECGKSFSRKRTLTQHLSIHTGERPYPYTECGKSFVDKGALTQHLSIHCGERPFTCTECGKSFVDKGALTHHLSIHTGERPFTCTECGISFVDEGALTQHLSIHTGERPFTCTECGKSFSRKRALAQHLSIHTGERPFTCTECGKSFVEKGALTRHLRIHTGERPFTCTECGISFREKGALTQHLRIHTGERPFACTECGISFREKGKLTQHLSIHTGERPFTCPECGISFREKRVLTQHLRIHTGERPFTCTECGKSFREKVALTQHLRIHTGERPFTCPECGKSFREKGTLTQHLRIHTGERPFTCPECGKSFREKGALTQHLRIHTGERPFTCPECGINFRKKGTLTQHLRIHTGERPVTFTECGISFREKGALRQSLIIHTRERPY
- the LOC115083512 gene encoding oocyte zinc finger protein XlCOF6-like isoform X2 gives rise to the protein MKENYQMLSSQEIDESKTRHEATHPEEPTKHLEVTQTLPERDGGDTCPCYYWEKNCWTQYKPEEGLRNPARDSTENVTLCELSASDISHTVEHQTLEHQSACNACGNCYMDQGPLKSQNGLNIGEKPHTCTDCGKVFSQKEPLSVHQRIHTNHDKSFLLSGTGECFLHKPYLVMSKRSHTKESPFLCTECGKSFKEKGALTQHLSIHTGERPFPCTECGKSFIQKGRLLMHQRIHTGEKPFSCKECRKSFSQKSNLIQHLRICTGERPFTCTECGIIFRRKRVLTQHLSIHTREKPFPCTECGKSFRSTEALTQHLSIHTGERPFPCTECGKSFREKGELTEHLRIHNRQRPFACTECGKSFREKGALTRHLRIHTGERPFPCTECEKSFREKGALTQHLSIHTGERPFTCPECGKSFREKGALTQHLRIHTGERPFPCTECGKSFRSTGALTKHLRIHTGERPFTCTECGISFVDKGVLSRHLRIHTGERPFTCTECGKSFSRKRTLTQHLSIHTGERPYPYTECGKSFVDKGALTQHLSIHCGERPFTCTECGKSFVDKGALTHHLSIHTGERPFTCTECGISFVDEGALTQHLSIHTGERPFTCTECGKSFSRKRALAQHLSIHTGERPFTCTECGKSFVEKGALTRHLRIHTGERPFTCTECGISFREKGALTQHLRIHTGERPFACTECGISFREKGKLTQHLSIHTGERPFTCPECGISFREKRVLTQHLRIHTGERPFTCTECGKSFREKVALTQHLRIHTGERPFTCPECGKSFREKGTLTQHLRIHTGERPFTCPECGKSFREKGALTQHLRIHTGERPFTCPECGINFRKKGTLTQHLRIHTGERPVTFTECGISFREKGALRQSLIIHTRERPY